Proteins encoded in a region of the Veillonella parvula genome:
- a CDS encoding ABC transporter substrate-binding protein, with product MNKKIGFFICLMILLCVCLTGCGPQSEDGVTPYTRYVESHDGVQVAVPEHPKRILSLSSAFDTILLGLIEPERLAGINKLSTYEEYSLEAKRAKLVKPVLSSYPLEKIIALKPDLVIAPDYISADVIYGLRHMGIATVVVPTPSTVDGVIQNVMEIAHIIGEDEKGSFYNRKIHREIDEIKHLAESIPLEQRKTVLFVSSMDGYTGTGSLFDDMCHYMSIYNAPDRIGLPPRIPFGEERVLAMNPDYIFIPSYKGMDKNLADRYLKNPAFQNLPAIKENRVKPLPAAYLYTMNQHIGEAMLAIMHTVYPQLERNSHD from the coding sequence ATGAACAAGAAAATTGGATTTTTCATATGTTTGATGATACTCCTTTGTGTATGTTTAACAGGTTGTGGACCTCAATCTGAGGATGGTGTAACGCCATATACGCGTTATGTTGAAAGTCACGATGGCGTTCAAGTTGCTGTTCCAGAGCATCCAAAGCGGATTTTATCACTGTCCTCTGCATTTGACACAATTTTATTAGGACTTATAGAACCAGAGCGTTTAGCAGGCATTAATAAATTGTCTACCTATGAGGAATATTCGCTAGAGGCAAAGCGCGCAAAGTTGGTAAAACCTGTGTTGAGCTCGTATCCTTTGGAGAAAATTATAGCCTTGAAACCGGATCTCGTTATAGCGCCAGATTATATATCGGCTGATGTTATCTATGGTTTACGGCACATGGGTATAGCCACTGTTGTGGTACCTACTCCTTCTACGGTGGACGGAGTGATTCAGAATGTGATGGAGATTGCTCATATTATCGGGGAAGATGAAAAGGGTAGCTTTTACAATCGGAAGATTCACCGTGAAATAGATGAAATAAAGCACCTAGCGGAATCTATTCCACTTGAGCAGCGCAAGACGGTTCTCTTTGTGTCATCTATGGACGGATACACGGGCACAGGAAGCCTTTTTGATGATATGTGTCACTATATGAGCATCTATAATGCACCTGATCGAATTGGTTTACCACCACGAATACCTTTTGGGGAGGAGCGTGTGCTAGCCATGAATCCAGACTATATTTTTATTCCATCCTATAAGGGAATGGACAAGAATTTGGCGGATAGATATTTAAAGAATCCGGCCTTTCAAAATCTACCTGCTATTAAGGAAAATCGAGTTAAACCCTTACCAGCAGCGTACCTGTATACAATGAATCAGCATATTGGTGAAGCGATGCTAGCCATTATGCATACTGTGTATCCTCAATTAGAAAGGAATTCTCATGACTAG
- a CDS encoding ATP-binding protein: MLYPFTAIVGQDEMKLALLLNAINPSIGGVLIEGEKGTAKSTAVRALPSLLPPMETGTDAMTVVELPINATEDRVVGSINLEKALQEGVKAFEPGILHAAHQNILYVDEVNLLDDHIVDILLDVAAMGVNTVEREGVSHSHPSRFILVGTMNPEEGDLRPQLLDRFGLSVMVYGEQDPAQRMEVIKRRLAFGDAPQAFIASYEESERALYERLLQARKLLPTIIPSDDSLLKIASISIGVGVDGHRPDITMMHTARAHAAFHGRSQIVDDDIKVAARLTLKHRMRRLPFEEQGHDEDRIDTAVSVVIEG, from the coding sequence ATGTTATATCCATTTACTGCTATTGTTGGTCAAGATGAAATGAAGTTGGCTCTCTTACTCAATGCTATAAACCCATCAATTGGCGGTGTGTTAATCGAGGGCGAAAAAGGCACTGCAAAGTCTACGGCTGTACGTGCATTGCCAAGCCTGTTACCTCCGATGGAAACAGGGACTGATGCGATGACCGTAGTAGAATTACCTATAAATGCTACGGAAGACCGCGTTGTAGGGTCTATTAATTTAGAAAAGGCCTTGCAAGAGGGTGTGAAAGCCTTTGAACCAGGGATTTTACACGCAGCACATCAAAATATTCTCTATGTAGATGAGGTTAATCTATTAGATGACCACATTGTAGATATTTTGCTAGACGTGGCCGCTATGGGTGTAAACACCGTAGAACGGGAAGGGGTAAGCCATTCTCATCCGTCTCGTTTTATCCTCGTCGGAACTATGAACCCTGAAGAGGGGGACCTCAGACCTCAGCTATTAGATCGCTTTGGGTTGTCCGTCATGGTCTATGGTGAACAGGATCCAGCACAACGGATGGAGGTGATTAAGCGACGTCTTGCATTTGGCGATGCTCCACAAGCGTTTATAGCGTCTTATGAGGAATCGGAGCGAGCATTATATGAGCGCCTGCTACAAGCTCGCAAATTATTACCAACCATTATTCCCTCCGATGATAGTTTGCTTAAGATAGCGAGCATCAGCATTGGTGTCGGCGTTGATGGACATCGGCCAGACATTACGATGATGCACACCGCTCGCGCTCATGCAGCCTTTCACGGTCGCTCACAAATCGTAGATGACGACATTAAGGTGGCCGCAAGATTGACGTTAAAACATCGCATGCGGAGATTGCCTTTTGAAGAACAAGGTCACGACGAAGACCGCATCGATACAGCAGTATCTGTGGTGATTGAGGGCTAG
- a CDS encoding TonB-dependent receptor plug domain-containing protein, whose protein sequence is MRQQIKHRISILVGLALIGLSVNGYAAEVSADKTPTTAASSETNGVSEIHTINVTANRMALLDLDTPAAMDVITQKDLANSGAKNAFDAVNMVPGITSFSYGASGLEYGAMDSRVNIRGLERGSLILMNGVPMNLNGKGGLSSIPTSSIERIEVLKGAASALYGADAMSGVINVITKTPSKEGGSATVGFGNMGRQTYKINYGTPRFLIGVERNFFGAQDPETPIRSDIGGYARGYEYYTARNKGNSLGVFMSGKLNDKLTLNFSRFEGNSSFGQLSTETNPIKQRLHSTTYAYKDTKNNASLVYKDGNTTGTLFYNDRDLYGKSRVHSKKAYTLSDNNYIARQYGFDVQHEWDFRGGKDYLIAGVLGKRETYRTTSGPYYGNPHRNSYAIYGTYSYQINPKWTSILGLRYSDIKDPVKNQRVLIPQFQLQHRINKESSMYINVGKAFRMPNLSDTFKKINKGYASVSGRNLKPEEGWNYELGYKHITNKDSWKIAAFYMDFKNFFSWKPDSNGKNTIRVNGGRYRNVGIEAQYGRKLTDHLKMTVGASYSNPKQREIDKTYWKQANPKLQFTGGIHYNSSTWTAGTSINFVTKRMKNRDGGINPNLIAWNAYVGYQFNENSSLRIDARNLLNRHNVISNGDWEYWDEPFNYQLSYTQKF, encoded by the coding sequence ATGAGACAACAAATTAAGCATCGTATATCTATACTTGTAGGTTTAGCATTGATAGGATTGTCTGTGAATGGATATGCAGCAGAGGTAAGTGCTGATAAGACTCCCACTACAGCTGCATCAAGTGAAACTAATGGAGTATCTGAAATCCATACTATTAATGTAACAGCAAATCGCATGGCTCTTTTAGATTTAGATACGCCGGCTGCGATGGATGTTATTACTCAAAAGGACCTAGCTAATAGCGGTGCTAAAAATGCATTTGATGCAGTTAATATGGTACCCGGTATTACGTCTTTTTCCTATGGTGCATCTGGTCTTGAATATGGGGCTATGGATAGCCGTGTGAATATCCGTGGCCTTGAGCGGGGCTCCTTGATTCTCATGAATGGGGTACCGATGAACCTCAATGGCAAGGGCGGCCTTAGCTCTATTCCGACTAGCTCTATTGAACGCATTGAAGTATTAAAAGGTGCAGCGTCTGCTTTATATGGCGCTGATGCTATGAGTGGTGTTATCAATGTAATTACTAAGACTCCAAGTAAAGAAGGAGGCTCTGCTACGGTAGGTTTTGGTAATATGGGTCGCCAAACTTATAAAATTAACTATGGGACGCCTCGCTTCTTAATAGGTGTGGAACGTAACTTCTTTGGCGCTCAAGATCCTGAAACCCCTATCCGCTCCGATATCGGTGGTTATGCTAGAGGGTATGAATATTATACAGCTCGTAACAAAGGGAATTCTTTAGGTGTATTTATGAGCGGTAAATTAAATGATAAGTTGACTTTGAACTTTAGCCGCTTTGAAGGTAATTCTTCTTTTGGACAGTTGAGTACAGAAACGAATCCTATTAAGCAAAGACTTCACTCTACAACATATGCTTATAAAGATACAAAAAATAATGCGTCTTTAGTTTATAAAGATGGCAATACGACAGGTACTCTCTTCTACAACGATAGAGATTTGTATGGTAAAAGTCGCGTACATAGCAAAAAGGCATATACGTTGAGTGATAACAACTATATTGCTCGACAATATGGTTTCGATGTGCAACATGAATGGGACTTCCGCGGTGGTAAGGATTATTTAATTGCGGGTGTACTTGGTAAACGAGAGACATATCGCACTACATCGGGTCCATACTATGGAAATCCACATCGCAATAGTTATGCCATTTATGGTACATACTCTTATCAAATCAATCCTAAATGGACGAGTATTTTAGGCTTGCGTTATTCGGATATTAAAGACCCTGTGAAAAATCAACGCGTATTAATTCCTCAGTTCCAATTACAACATCGTATTAACAAGGAATCATCCATGTATATAAATGTTGGTAAAGCCTTTAGAATGCCGAACTTAAGCGATACTTTCAAGAAAATTAATAAAGGCTATGCCTCTGTTAGTGGACGTAATTTGAAACCTGAAGAAGGTTGGAATTATGAATTAGGCTACAAACATATTACCAACAAAGATAGCTGGAAAATAGCGGCCTTTTATATGGACTTTAAGAACTTCTTCTCTTGGAAACCGGATAGCAATGGTAAAAACACGATTCGCGTAAATGGTGGTCGCTATAGAAATGTCGGTATCGAAGCCCAATATGGTCGTAAATTAACAGATCACTTAAAAATGACTGTGGGTGCATCGTATTCTAATCCTAAACAACGAGAAATCGATAAGACCTATTGGAAACAAGCTAACCCTAAATTGCAATTTACAGGGGGTATCCATTACAATAGCTCAACCTGGACTGCAGGTACTAGCATCAACTTTGTCACAAAACGGATGAAGAACCGCGATGGCGGTATTAATCCTAATCTTATAGCTTGGAATGCATACGTAGGCTATCAGTTCAATGAAAACTCATCCTTGCGGATAGATGCACGTAACTTGTTGAACCGTCACAATGTTATTTCCAACGGTGACTGGGAATACTGGGATGAACCATTTAATTACCAACTCAGCTATACTCAAAAATTCTAG
- a CDS encoding TonB-dependent receptor has protein sequence MMKRMNKQVCAAVLMALTTMSINSYAADVIMNNNEEEVTINVTANRTALLDLDTPVSTSVITQEDIQNSGAKTAFDAVANVPGVTINSFSASGADFGGMDSRTNIRGLDRGALVLVNGVPMNLNGKSGIGSIPTSAIERIEVVKGAASTLYGAEALGGVINIITKTPSKEVGSATVAVGNRGAKRFDLSYGTDRFLIGIDRKYWGTQDPSTPVRYDYTGRKGYDYYTTRNKGNSLGVFMSGKLSDKITLNYNRAESRSSFGLISTETNPMRQAHHSTTYHYKDDRNNASLIYKDDNTTGTLFYNDRTMRGESRVHSAKQFKPTETSYVARQYGIDVQHEWDFRGGKDYLIAGVTGKQETYRATQAPVYTRPHRNTYAVYSSYSREINPKWTAILGLRYTAISDPIKDQHVLTPQFQLLHTINKDSSMYLNIGKAYTMPSLSDTFRSVNRQYTAVSGKNLKPEEGWNYELGYKRLNKKDSWKVDVFYMDFKNFFQWQPDVNGRPTVRVNGGQFHNVGIEAEYSRHLSDRLKMSVSGSYSNPKQREMNETYWKQAAPKLQFTTGIHYKSSTWDAGTSLNFVTKRLRNRDGGLNPNIALWNAYVGYHFNKDATLRLDARNLLNRHNVVSNGDYEYWDAPFNYELSYTQKF, from the coding sequence ATGATGAAACGAATGAATAAACAAGTCTGTGCAGCAGTGCTTATGGCATTAACTACTATGTCAATTAATAGTTATGCTGCAGATGTAATAATGAACAATAATGAAGAAGAAGTTACCATAAATGTTACAGCTAATCGTACAGCGTTATTAGATTTAGATACACCGGTATCGACTTCTGTTATTACCCAAGAGGATATACAAAATAGCGGCGCTAAGACGGCTTTTGATGCGGTCGCCAATGTACCGGGTGTAACCATTAATTCCTTTAGTGCGTCTGGTGCAGATTTTGGTGGCATGGATAGCCGTACGAATATTCGTGGCCTCGACCGCGGTGCACTTGTTCTTGTAAACGGTGTACCTATGAACTTAAATGGTAAGAGCGGAATTGGCTCTATACCTACCAGTGCCATTGAGCGCATCGAAGTTGTGAAGGGGGCGGCCTCTACCTTATATGGCGCAGAAGCTTTAGGTGGTGTTATAAATATTATTACAAAGACGCCGTCAAAAGAGGTCGGTTCTGCTACAGTAGCCGTGGGCAATCGAGGGGCTAAGCGATTTGATCTTTCTTATGGTACTGATCGTTTCCTTATTGGAATTGATAGAAAATACTGGGGAACTCAAGATCCATCTACACCTGTGAGGTATGACTATACGGGCCGTAAAGGTTATGATTACTACACTACGCGCAACAAGGGTAATTCCTTAGGCGTGTTCATGAGTGGTAAGCTTTCAGATAAGATAACCTTAAATTATAATCGCGCTGAAAGCCGTTCCTCCTTTGGTCTGATTAGTACAGAAACAAATCCTATGAGACAGGCTCATCATTCTACGACATATCATTACAAGGATGATCGCAACAATGCATCCTTGATCTATAAGGATGATAATACGACGGGAACATTATTTTATAATGACCGTACTATGCGTGGTGAAAGCCGTGTTCATAGTGCTAAACAGTTCAAGCCGACCGAAACCAGTTATGTAGCTCGTCAATATGGTATAGATGTACAACATGAATGGGACTTTAGAGGCGGTAAGGACTACCTGATTGCCGGGGTTACAGGTAAGCAAGAAACCTATCGCGCCACACAGGCCCCTGTGTATACACGGCCTCATCGTAATACCTATGCGGTGTACAGTAGCTATTCTCGTGAAATCAATCCAAAATGGACTGCCATTTTGGGCTTGCGCTATACAGCTATTAGTGATCCTATTAAGGATCAACATGTGTTAACGCCTCAGTTCCAATTGTTGCATACCATCAATAAAGATTCCTCCATGTACTTAAATATAGGGAAAGCTTACACGATGCCTAGCTTGAGTGATACATTCCGCAGTGTAAACCGCCAATACACAGCAGTAAGTGGTAAAAATCTTAAGCCTGAAGAGGGTTGGAACTATGAATTAGGTTATAAACGCCTTAATAAGAAGGATAGCTGGAAGGTGGACGTGTTCTATATGGACTTCAAGAACTTCTTCCAATGGCAACCTGATGTAAATGGTCGTCCAACCGTTCGCGTAAATGGTGGTCAATTCCACAATGTTGGGATTGAAGCTGAGTATAGTAGACATTTGTCAGATCGACTCAAAATGAGTGTAAGTGGTTCTTATTCTAATCCAAAACAAAGGGAAATGAATGAAACCTATTGGAAACAAGCGGCTCCTAAGTTACAGTTTACAACCGGTATTCATTATAAAAGCTCTACTTGGGATGCAGGCACATCTTTGAACTTTGTAACCAAACGTTTGCGCAATCGCGATGGTGGCTTGAACCCTAACATTGCTCTTTGGAATGCTTACGTTGGGTATCACTTTAATAAAGATGCTACATTACGCCTCGATGCACGCAATCTTTTGAATCGTCATAATGTGGTATCCAATGGAGATTATGAATATTGGGATGCACCATTCAATTATGAATTAAGTTATACACAAAAATTTTAA
- a CDS encoding VWA domain-containing protein has protein sequence MDTSVQEALKIGLVNDQIHSIVISGGTGVGKSFMVRQCLHTWHIPYRVIPVYIDSSQLQESIDFEASLEQGKMIMASSLLDDDNTRCWLIDDGHVLSPEVRHALLTEAKRRQILLIMTINHEDRALTDAEWELVDVHVSMEPALLESRVAVLQQTRDVISCADTVLPSTEEHSSKDVVSLIDHKRISSIAVPDAMISLAISYALQARTVGYGAEFILLQVMKSLALLDGVSYCKPIHAERAALYVLPHRMKRDDTTTSQPSQGENGNSKADRNQLENRAEHASDQADEDAQYEADQNDSMGNEAAPKDSNANDGDTHSVMNSAEDASSQQDDSSEADGSNQSNDLDATQKESSDSEAMNVGGDDSQRLSSLCLPDTVARIANQLFQWKLESSKTVDRQYRKGSGRRLMTKTKDTRGRMIRAYQDEHALEDLALVDTLRVAAPYQRLRAATKTEQGKLSTQSQQLKHQDGKGLSIVIKPQDYRRKAREKRIGAYQLFVVDASGSMAARHRMEATKAAILSLLRDSYIHRDSVGLIAFRKESAEVLLPFTRSVERAERLLASMPTGGKTPLAHGLRMAYTMCDRLLRAHRAERIQIIYITDGRATSGDSEDPVAESKQWARILGTLPVDCIVIDTETGFIKLGLAKELCKLMNGSYYAMDTITADRILRVSRR, from the coding sequence ATGGATACATCTGTACAAGAGGCCCTCAAAATAGGTCTTGTAAACGACCAGATACATAGCATCGTCATTTCTGGGGGGACTGGTGTCGGTAAAAGTTTTATGGTTCGTCAGTGCCTCCACACATGGCATATTCCCTATCGTGTTATACCGGTTTATATAGATAGCTCACAACTTCAAGAAAGCATCGATTTTGAAGCCTCTCTCGAGCAAGGCAAGATGATCATGGCCTCTAGTCTATTAGATGACGATAATACGCGATGCTGGCTCATCGATGATGGTCATGTTCTATCTCCAGAAGTGCGTCATGCCTTATTAACAGAGGCAAAACGCCGCCAAATCTTGTTGATTATGACCATAAACCATGAGGATAGAGCCTTAACTGATGCGGAATGGGAACTCGTAGACGTACATGTATCTATGGAACCAGCTTTATTGGAATCTAGGGTAGCAGTATTACAACAAACTCGAGATGTAATTTCTTGTGCAGATACTGTGTTACCTTCAACAGAAGAGCACTCATCTAAGGATGTAGTCAGTTTAATCGATCATAAGCGGATTTCATCGATTGCCGTTCCTGATGCAATGATTTCATTAGCCATTTCCTATGCACTCCAAGCTCGTACTGTAGGTTACGGTGCAGAGTTTATATTGCTTCAAGTTATGAAATCACTGGCGCTTCTTGATGGTGTTTCTTATTGTAAGCCTATTCATGCAGAGAGGGCCGCTCTTTATGTACTGCCTCATCGGATGAAGCGTGATGACACAACCACATCACAGCCTTCACAAGGGGAGAATGGAAATAGTAAAGCGGATAGAAATCAACTAGAAAATAGGGCCGAACATGCATCGGACCAAGCTGATGAAGATGCACAATATGAAGCGGACCAAAATGATTCTATGGGCAATGAAGCAGCTCCTAAGGATTCAAACGCTAATGATGGGGACACTCATTCTGTTATGAATAGTGCAGAAGATGCATCTTCTCAGCAAGACGATTCAAGTGAAGCTGATGGTTCTAATCAATCTAACGACTTAGATGCTACACAGAAGGAATCCAGTGATTCCGAGGCTATGAACGTAGGTGGAGACGACTCACAACGCTTATCCTCTTTATGTTTGCCCGATACGGTTGCCCGTATAGCTAACCAATTATTCCAATGGAAACTAGAATCCTCTAAAACAGTGGACCGTCAGTATCGCAAGGGCTCAGGTCGTCGCCTCATGACCAAAACAAAGGACACTAGAGGGCGTATGATTCGAGCTTACCAAGATGAACATGCCTTAGAGGACTTGGCGCTAGTAGATACGTTGCGAGTGGCGGCGCCTTATCAACGATTACGGGCTGCTACTAAGACGGAACAAGGAAAGCTATCTACTCAGTCCCAGCAATTAAAGCATCAAGACGGTAAGGGATTATCTATAGTGATAAAACCTCAGGATTATCGCCGAAAAGCCCGTGAAAAGCGCATTGGCGCATACCAGCTTTTCGTAGTAGATGCCAGTGGATCTATGGCGGCGCGTCATCGCATGGAGGCCACTAAAGCGGCTATTCTCAGTCTCTTGCGAGACTCCTATATCCACCGTGATTCGGTAGGGCTCATTGCGTTCCGCAAGGAGTCGGCAGAGGTGTTATTGCCTTTTACGCGCAGCGTTGAGCGAGCAGAGCGATTGTTAGCCTCTATGCCTACAGGCGGTAAAACGCCGTTAGCTCACGGTTTACGGATGGCCTATACCATGTGCGATAGATTGTTGCGTGCCCATCGGGCGGAACGAATTCAGATTATATATATCACCGATGGTCGAGCTACGTCGGGTGATTCTGAGGACCCTGTAGCGGAGTCCAAGCAATGGGCTCGTATCCTTGGTACTTTGCCTGTAGATTGTATCGTTATCGATACGGAAACGGGCTTTATCAAACTTGGATTGGCTAAGGAATTATGTAAATTGATGAATGGCAGTTATTATGCCATGGATACTATTACTGCAGATCGTATTTTGCGAGTGTCTCGGAGGTAG
- a CDS encoding ABC transporter ATP-binding protein, which produces MKLDVQSLSVTLGDTTIVKEASFAIDRGEFVGIIGPNGSGKTTLLKALRGLYPTSGGDVLWDGKSISSLSDKEIAHHVAYMQQSVNVSFDYEAIDIVMTARYPYLKWWEQEGPEDKVIVEQAMKEVGVYHLRNRSVQSLSGGERQRVFLAKALAQQTEVLLLDEPTAALDLVYADDIFHEGRRLCDEGKTILIVVHDLELAAKYCTKLVLVSDGHIVDVGAPRDVLTADNLKAAFHLSAAVYDDPYFKQQRIFVFPKGTTDIEDYKQTETSGEMSIDPQLK; this is translated from the coding sequence ATGAAACTAGATGTTCAATCTCTATCTGTCACATTAGGAGACACAACCATTGTAAAAGAGGCATCCTTTGCTATTGACCGAGGCGAGTTCGTAGGCATTATCGGGCCTAATGGCTCCGGTAAAACGACGTTGTTAAAAGCATTGCGTGGCCTTTATCCTACATCTGGTGGAGATGTTTTGTGGGATGGTAAAAGCATCTCTTCTTTGAGCGATAAAGAAATCGCTCATCATGTGGCGTATATGCAACAGTCTGTAAATGTTTCCTTCGATTATGAAGCCATCGATATTGTGATGACCGCTCGTTATCCTTATTTGAAATGGTGGGAACAAGAAGGCCCTGAAGATAAAGTTATCGTTGAACAGGCTATGAAAGAGGTAGGCGTTTATCATCTGCGGAATCGTTCTGTACAATCTTTGAGTGGCGGTGAGCGTCAACGGGTATTCTTAGCAAAGGCTTTGGCACAACAAACAGAGGTCCTATTACTAGATGAGCCGACGGCTGCCCTCGATCTAGTATATGCTGACGATATCTTTCATGAGGGTCGCAGATTATGTGACGAAGGTAAAACGATTTTAATTGTCGTTCATGACTTAGAATTAGCCGCAAAATATTGCACTAAACTCGTCTTAGTTAGTGATGGTCACATCGTTGATGTAGGTGCACCTCGAGATGTGCTCACTGCAGATAATTTAAAAGCTGCCTTCCACTTGTCTGCAGCAGTTTACGACGATCCATATTTCAAACAACAACGTATCTTTGTGTTCCCAAAAGGAACTACGGATATTGAGGATTATAAACAAACAGAGACTAGTGGAGAGATGTCAATTGACCCTCAACTGAAATAG
- a CDS encoding FecCD family ABC transporter permease, with translation MTRQKQRIMAITLIGVLLCIVSLLALHVGTIMIPIGGGVQSILNGMGIPVSFTEPITAEQEAVLWYIRMPRLIIGLLVGGALALAGAVMQGVFSNPLADPGIMGVSAGASLGAVIAIALGVTSLSMFYMPAFAFVGAFVSVGITILLTWRNNKLDTTTLLLAGVAVSMLLGAFTSGILTMINEYRLREFLFWMVGGLDFRRWDHVLLAVGPIMTGSVILMMLGRHLNVLVLGDTEARALGLPVMAYRMVFLFLASVVTATAVCVSGSIGFVGLVVPHIVRLLVGPDHRILLPMAAVGGALFLVFCDTLGRVIAQPVEIRVGIMTALLGAPYFLYLLHRLRRKGGA, from the coding sequence ATGACTAGACAGAAACAACGCATCATGGCCATAACTCTGATTGGGGTATTGCTATGTATTGTGAGTTTATTGGCACTCCATGTAGGGACCATTATGATCCCTATCGGAGGGGGCGTGCAAAGTATTTTAAATGGCATGGGCATACCTGTGAGCTTCACGGAGCCCATTACGGCTGAACAAGAGGCTGTACTGTGGTATATCCGCATGCCACGCCTTATCATTGGACTTCTCGTGGGAGGCGCCTTGGCATTGGCTGGTGCGGTTATGCAAGGGGTATTCTCCAATCCATTGGCAGATCCAGGTATTATGGGCGTATCCGCTGGGGCATCTCTCGGTGCGGTTATCGCCATTGCTCTTGGCGTAACATCCCTTAGTATGTTTTACATGCCTGCTTTTGCCTTCGTAGGGGCCTTTGTATCCGTTGGAATTACTATTTTGTTAACTTGGCGTAATAACAAGCTCGATACCACAACCTTGTTGCTGGCGGGTGTAGCTGTTAGTATGCTGCTCGGCGCTTTTACATCGGGCATCTTGACCATGATCAATGAGTACCGGTTGCGTGAATTCTTATTCTGGATGGTGGGGGGCCTAGATTTCCGCCGTTGGGATCACGTTTTGCTCGCCGTGGGTCCTATCATGACGGGCAGCGTTATATTGATGATGCTCGGTCGTCACTTGAATGTGCTCGTTCTGGGTGATACAGAGGCGCGTGCCTTAGGCTTGCCTGTTATGGCATATCGCATGGTATTCCTATTTCTAGCATCCGTAGTTACAGCTACCGCTGTATGTGTCAGCGGATCCATCGGCTTTGTAGGTCTTGTAGTACCTCATATTGTACGGCTTTTGGTTGGGCCGGATCATCGAATACTATTGCCTATGGCGGCTGTTGGAGGTGCCTTATTCCTCGTATTCTGCGATACATTAGGCCGCGTCATTGCTCAGCCAGTTGAGATTCGAGTAGGTATCATGACGGCTCTATTAGGGGCACCATATTTTCTATATTTACTTCATCGCTTGCGTCGTAAAGGAGGGGCCTAA